The Sulfurihydrogenibium azorense Az-Fu1 genome contains the following window.
ATTCCCAACTGTAAAAGAAGCTATAAAAGATTTAGATTTTGTTGAAAAAGTAATACTCTGGGATAGAGATAACGAATTGTCTGAAGAGTACGAGGAACATAATGTTGTTGATTTTTACAAATTAATTAAAAATTCTTCTAAAGACTGTCCTCCTGAAATCCAAGACGCAGAAGACCCCCTATTTATCCTTTACACATCAGGAACAACAGGTAAACCAAAAGGTGTTTTACACACAACTGGTGGATACATGGTTAATACTTATATGACCTCTAAATACGTGTTTGACTTAAAAGAAAATGATATTTACTGGTGTACTGCAGACGTAGGCTGGATTACAGGACATAGTTACATAGTGTACGGACCACTAGCAAACGGTGTGACTTCTATAATGATGGAAGGAGTACCTGTATACCCTCATCCTGGAATATGGTGGGAGTACGTTGAGAAGTACGGCGTTAATGTATTCTACACAGCTCCAACAGCCATAAGAATGCTTATGAGATTTGGAGACGAGATACCTGCTAAGTATGATTTATCATCTTTAAAAGTTTTAGGGTCTGTAGGAGAGCCTATAAACCCTGAAGCTTGGCTTTGGTACTACAAAAACATAGGAAGAGGAAAAGCTGTAATAGTTGATACATGGTGGCAAACAGAGACAGGAGCTCATATGATAACAACAGTTCCATCTTACCCAGCAAAACCGGGAAAAGCAGGAAAGCCAATGTTTGGAATAGAGGTTGCAGTTGTTGATAAGCAAGGAAATCCTATGCCACCAAACCAAGTAGGACACCTTGTTATAAAAAATCCTTGGCCTTCTATGCTTAGAACTTGCTGGGGAGAGCCCGAAAGATATGAAAAGTACTGGAATGAAATACCAGGATACTACTCAGCTGGAGACCTTGCAGCTATAGATGAAGAAGGTTATATAATGGTTGTTGGTAGAGCTGATGACGTTTTAAGCGTTGCAGGACACAGAATAGGAACTGCAGAAGTAGAGTCAGCAATAGTTGAAAATCATGCCGTTACAGAAGCAGCTGTAATAGGAAAACCAAACGAGATAAAAGGAGAATCTATAAAAGCGTTCGTAATCTTAAAAGAAGGATACCAACCATCAGAAGAGCTAAAAGAGAGAATAAAAGACACAGTAAGAGAAGTACTTGGACCTATAGCTGTTCCGGACGAGATAGAATTTGTAGATAAACTACCAAAAACAAGAAGTGGAAAAATAATGAGAAGACTTTTAAAAGCAAGAGAGTTAGGCCTTGAAATTGGAGACACTTCTACTTTAGAAGAGTAAGTTTTTTTATAGATAACCTCTCCATTTTGGAGAGGTTTTTTTATTGCTTGAAAAAAGTAAATATAACAGTGTTATAAATATAAGAATATAACGATGTTTTAATAAAACTACTTTATTAGGAGGTTAAACGATGAAAAAGATTTTGGCACTGTCGGCAATTTTGGCAGTAGGCTCAACTCAGGTATTTGCAGCAAACGACCTTGAGTCTGCTTTCAAAGAAAGTAAGATTATGGGTCAGTTTAGAGCTTTCTACATTGATAGGGATTACAACACTGCGTTCTCAAAAAATGACCGTTCAGCTTTTGCAATCGGTGGTAAGTTTGGATTTGAGACAGCAGCTGTCAACGGCTTAAAGTTTGGTATTATGGCTTACACAACTAACGCAATAAACCCAAATAGAACTAATGGTAACGGGACTCCAAACTTACATATGGATCCATCTTTATTCGGTAAAGATAGAAAAGGTGTTACTTACATAGGTCAACTTTATCTTAATTACTCTTACAAAAATACCAATGTAAAAATAGGAAGACAGGAAATAAACACACCTATGGCAGGTATGGATGATGCAAGGATGCTTCCAAACCTCTTTGAAGGTATCGTAATTACAAATAAAGACCTACCTAAAACAACCTTAATAGGTGCTCACTTCTGGAATATGGCTTATGGAACATTTGCAAACGCCTATTCAGCATGTAGTTACCTTGGAATACAATCAGGTTATGGTTGC
Protein-coding sequences here:
- the acs gene encoding acetate--CoA ligase, with the protein product MEKADLLLKVDEKYYPPQEIVEQAWIKDYESLYKQSIEDREGFYSKIAEELEWFQKWDKVLEWNYPYAKWFINGKTNITYNCIDRHVKNGKRNKVAFISIDEEGNEKKVTYGELLDLVSRLANGLKSLGIKKGDRVSIYMPNTVEAAIAMLACARIGAIHSVVFAGFSEGALKIRIDDAKAKAVITATYTKRRGKKIPLFPTVKEAIKDLDFVEKVILWDRDNELSEEYEEHNVVDFYKLIKNSSKDCPPEIQDAEDPLFILYTSGTTGKPKGVLHTTGGYMVNTYMTSKYVFDLKENDIYWCTADVGWITGHSYIVYGPLANGVTSIMMEGVPVYPHPGIWWEYVEKYGVNVFYTAPTAIRMLMRFGDEIPAKYDLSSLKVLGSVGEPINPEAWLWYYKNIGRGKAVIVDTWWQTETGAHMITTVPSYPAKPGKAGKPMFGIEVAVVDKQGNPMPPNQVGHLVIKNPWPSMLRTCWGEPERYEKYWNEIPGYYSAGDLAAIDEEGYIMVVGRADDVLSVAGHRIGTAEVESAIVENHAVTEAAVIGKPNEIKGESIKAFVILKEGYQPSEELKERIKDTVREVLGPIAVPDEIEFVDKLPKTRSGKIMRRLLKARELGLEIGDTSTLEE